One Drosophila busckii strain San Diego stock center, stock number 13000-0081.31 unplaced genomic scaffold, ASM1175060v1 hic_scaffold_47, whole genome shotgun sequence DNA window includes the following coding sequences:
- the LOC108608259 gene encoding LOW QUALITY PROTEIN: uncharacterized protein LOC108608259 (The sequence of the model RefSeq protein was modified relative to this genomic sequence to represent the inferred CDS: substituted 1 base at 1 genomic stop codon), giving the protein MDPQKITELANLLRKNGDKILSSEFTFTLSGSLLRALNDSFTLIADSDIGVCMPQQQQQQAFQVVKPINAKSSVFPDLQLLHDFVQKTTLLKLNYFPSEHYFEGAIDINKFRALRRLEVHKINICQVVGIQALRSQLQQLICIKSLRNVEDIITRCGGDNSNGFVWNELQLADFSYNSLRSVDTALEFAQHLQHLNLRHNKLVSVLAIKWLPHLKTLDLSYNCLTHLPQFHAETCKRLQLLNISNNYVEELLDVHKLDALTNLDLSDNCLLDHSQLLPLSRLMTLAQLNLQGNPLACHPKHRLATAQYLHKNTATVKFVLDFEPLAKAEKMITGSQHMRFVASHHRLNSSHMSINSSRMSTGTPASSVGSQRSLSVRGRDSSSETEQVASEMLSSKLKTKRKQRTVEFSEQGEDTSNHASRRLLXPATDSSSSHLETKKQIETLRRKYGTEWLQSANAELKLDSQPSEQQCNDARQQFNEYLGEFSASAEPKEAPRETPAETLNISSTPTNNGFRLRDFDSTLTPIKIEATPMQLNETQQTVYESCDNSTETQYESINNTLQQQQQPESAEELDKHKEVLNSYAAANWEEEQAPVSDEEPDEKFYIVCEVQKASEPLFLTISNNYMREKDALSERTKTKWSLKVLESCERIKANTLRINFDTIQKDKQERIYCIENELCQELEKKLRDILSQRDLNEMNITIYNCVSCGFKFSRESKKTSYKSTEPSCPNCRSVFVAEVNDVSGSLDKPKEPKLSPALIVEESPVDTPLVLQSKEDNQSIVANCKLIANNTPKRRSLLQNIKSSANSLNESSSCSKITNSQCSFDSNQSVVGSSNTERDLEFRANESDVDIISNPSQSSIEVLDPNVVQSASRKTSEERRISQVPNLQTIDDQSQAQSFIEREFGQLLAEQAAANKATTATVAAVAETATAAKSKSLAQVQLTESSSSGSVTDSICTTYEQQGKQPAQDAAEAMVTSNGSSNNSLMHNNNNTIEIAEPTEHLMKAEDAGLSSMFGALFQSTNMLMSSSKKLIEAESQSAGMQPYKFNYSDFNDIDHRLKLYFYQSKFKEAGEHFKWLARGRVYNEQTQTLRDGLIVISNCKFYLMEAFAPTQDDVSKWLRQVVSVTVDRLSCIQLLPWKLGLSFTLRDWGGFMLLLQDMLRTQSLLLYLNEHPLPEECELVQQPAPEMRDYLASLLEEPLKVCTLLTSGQCCSTVDKHSFELCMLLTTDEHLYIAASGKFNWLTDGKTEPMELTFSQPMSNLVVVERFNDCLLTFNFLDETDNRCDSWQLQFETAANAECCLNAIGQSWEQLFGVPLSYTGT; this is encoded by the exons ATGGATCCGCAGAAGATTACCGAACTGGCCAATTTGCTGCGAAAGAATGGCGACAAGATATTAAGCTCTGAGTTTACCTTTACCTTATCAG GCTCATTGCTGCGCGCTCTAAATGATTCCTTTACACTGATTGCGGACAGTGACATTGGAGTTTGTatgcctcagcagcagcagcaacaggcttTCCAGGTGGTCAAGCCCATCAATGCCAAGTCGAGCGTGTTTCCCgatctgcagctgctgcatgatTTTGTGCAAAAAACTACGCTTCTAAAGCTAAACTATTTTCCTAGCGAGCACTACTTTGAGGGCGCCATAGACATTAACAAGTTTCGCGCTCTGCGTCGTCTCGAGGTGCACAAAATCAACATTTGCCAGGTAGTCGGCATCCAGGCGCTGCGCtcccagctgcagcaactcaTTTGCATCAAGAGTCTGCGTAATGTAGAGGACATCATTACACGCTGCGGCGGCGACAACTCGAATGGCTTTGTCTGGAACGAGCTGCAGTTGGCAGACTTCAGCTATAACAGTCTACGGAGCGTGGATACGGCACTGGAGTTTGCCCAGCACTTGCAGCATCTTAATCTGCGCCACAATAAGCTGGTCAGTGTGCTGGCCATCAAGTGGCTCCCGCATCTAAAGACACTCGATTTAAGCTACAATTGTCTGACGCACTTGCCGCAGTTCCATGCCGAGACCTGCAAGCGCCTGCAGTTACTCAACATAAGCAACAACTATGTGGAGGAACTGCTCGATGTGCATAAGCTGGATGCTTTGACCAATCTGGATCTCTCCGACAATTGTCTGCTGGATCACTCGCAGCTACTGCCACTCAGTCGTCTAATGACGCTCGCCCAACTGAATCTGCAAGGCAATCCGCTGGCTTGTCATCCCAAGCATCGCCTAGCGACGGCGCAGTATCTGCATAAGAACACTGCGACAGTGAAGTTTGTGCTGGACTTTGAGCCGCTTGCCAAGGCGGAAAAGATGATCACTGGCAGTCAACACATGCGCTTTGTAGCCAGTCATCATCGCCTCAACAGCAGTCACATGTCCATCAATAGCTCTCGTATGTCTACAGGCACGCCTGCCTCTAGCGTGGGCTCGCAACGTTCACTCTCAGTGCGTGGCAGAGATTCATCATCGGAAACGGAGCAAGTGGCGAGTGAAATGCTAAGCAGCAAACTGAAAACCAAAAGAAAACAGCGCACTGTGGAGTTCTCTGAGCAGGGCGAGGA CACGAGCAACCACGCATCGAGGAGGCTACTATGACCAGctactgacagcagcagcagtcatcTGGAgaccaaaaaacaaattgaaacacTGCGCCGCAAGTATGGCACCGAGTGGCTGCAGTCAGCTAATGCGGAACTGAAGCTGGACTCTCAGCCAAGCGAACAGCAATGCAACGATGCACGTCAGCAGTTCAACGAATATCTGGGCGAGTTCTCTGCCTCAGCAGAGCCAAAAGAAGCGCCGAGGGAAACGCCAGCCGAGACGCTCAACATAAGCTCCACACCCACGAACAATGGCTTTAGGTTAAGAGACTTTGACAGCACACTGACGCCCATCAAAATTGAAGCCACTCCAATGCAGCTTAACGAAACACAGCAAACTGTATACGAGTCCTGTGACAACAGCACTGAGACACAATATGAAAGCATAAATAacacgctgcagcagcagcagcaaccagagTCAGCTGAGGAGCTGGACAAGCATAAGGAGGTGCTCAATTCCTATGCGGCAGCTAACTGGGAGGAGGAGCAAGCGCCAG tctCTGATGAGGAGCCGGATGAAAAGTTCTATATTGTTTGTGAGGTGCAGAAGGCCAGCGAGCCTTTGTTCTTAACCATATCAAACAACTATATGCGTGAAAAGGATGCGCTCAGCGAGCG cACCAAAACAAAATGGAGCCTTAAGGTGCTGGAGTCCTGCGAACGCATAAAGGCGAATACCTTGCGCATTAACTTTGATACCATACAAAAGGATAAGCAAGAGCGCATCTACTGCATAGAGAATGAATTGTGTCAA GAACTCGAAAAGAAGCTGCGCGATATACTCTCGCAGCGTGATCTCAATGAAATGAACATCACCATCTACAATTGCGTAAGCTGCGGCTTCAAGTTCTCCAGGGAAAGCAAAAAGACAAGCTATAAAAGCACAG agCCTAGTTGTCCCAATTGTCGCAGCGTATTTGTAGCCGAGGTGAATGATGTATCTGGCTCGCTGGATAAGCCTAAAGAGCCTAAGCTGTCGCCAGCTTTAATCGTAGAGGAGTCACCTGTGGACACACCGCTGGTGTTGCAAAGCAAGGAGGATAATCAGAGCATTG tGGCCAACTGCAAGCTCATCGCTAATAACACACCCAAGCGTAGGAGTTTGCTGCAAAACATCAAAA GCTCAGCCAACTCGTTGAATGAGAGCAGCTCCTGCTCCAAGATAACCAATTCGCAGTGCAGCTTCGACTCCAATCAGTCCGTCGTAGGCAGCTCCAATACCGAACGCGATCTAGAGTTTCGTGCCAACGAGAGCGACGTGGACATCATATCCAATCCGAGCCAATCCAGCATTGAAGTGCTGGATCCCAATGTTGTGCAAAGCGCCAGTCGCAAAACCTCCGAAGAGCGACGCATCTCACAGGTGCCCAATCTGCAAACCATCGATGATCAGAGCCAAGCGCAAAGCTTTATTGAACGCGAGTTTGGTCAGCTGTTGGCGGAGCAGGCAGCTGCCAAcaaagcgacaacagcaacagttgccgctgTGGCggagacagcaacagcagccaagagTAAGTCCTTGGCACAGGTGCAGCTAACTGAGAGCAGCTCCAGCGGTTCAGTAACCGACAGCATTTGCACCACCTACGAGCAGCAAGGCAAGCAGCCAGCGCAGGACGCAGCTGAGGCAATGGTGACAtccaatggcagcagcaacaacagcctcatgcataacaataataacactATTGAAATAGCAGAGCCCACTGAGCACTTGATGAAAGCCGAAGATGCAGGACTGTCTTCCATGTTTGGAG CGCTTTTCCAATCCACCAACATGCTCATGTCCAGCTCGAAGAAGCTCATTGAAGCGGAATCACAGTCTGCTGGCATGCAACCCTATAAGTTCAACTACAGCGACTTTAATGACATTGATCATCGCCTTAAACTGTATTTCTATCAAAGCAAATTCAAGGAAGCTGGCGAGCACTTTAAGTGGCTGGCGAGGGGTCGCGTCTACAAtgaacaaacacaaacattgcGCGACGGTTTGATTGTTATATCCAACTGCAAGTTTTATCTTATGGAGGCGTTTGCACCAACGCAGGATGATGTGTCCAAGTGGTTGCGTCAGGTCGTCAGCGTAACTGTGGATCGCTTGAGCTGCATACAGCTGCTGCCCTGGAAGCTCGGCTTGTCGTTCACGCTGCGTGATTGGGGCGgctttatgctgctgctgcaggatATGCTGCGCACACAGAGTTTGCTCTTGTACCTAAATG AACATCCATTGCCCGAGGAGTGTGAGCTAGTACAACAGCCGGCGCCAGAAATGCGCGACTATCTCGCTTCGCTGCTGGAGGAACCACTAAAGGTGTGCACTTTGCTCACTAGCGGCCAATGTTGTAGCACCGTGGATAAACATAGCTTTGAACTCTGCATGCTGTTGACAACCGATGAACATTTGTATATTGCCGCTAGTGGCAAGTTTAATTGGCTAACAGATGGCAAGACGGAGCCAATGGAACTCACGTTTAGCCAGCCCATGAGCAATTTGGTTGTAGTGGAGCGTTTTAACGACTGCTTGCTTACCTTTAACTTTCTCGATGAAACCGATAACCGTTGTGATTcatggcaattgcaattcgaAACTGCAGCCAATGCCGAGTGCTGTCTAAATGCCATAGGACAGTCCTGGGAGCAGCTATTCGGCGTGCCATTGAGCTATACGGGCACGTAG
- the LOC108608260 gene encoding transmembrane protein 138 produces MKLTLRRYSWLLSLQFTLLAADLFFNAFGSWLARDKLQTAIFFFVLQDAFIILEYLLFTLALHSTCVYQVGASHLILRNCKLFLFSITAYFLLSASQHSWIVYQYRMSDMAASQQWPLALYALAVVQRLMSVFYYYTSKSTTLIMTDPRYKDEHLDWIAEQLGDK; encoded by the exons atgaaattaacaCTACGCCGTTATTCCTGGCTGCTATCATTGCAATTCACCTTGCTGGCGGCGGATCTGTTCTTCAATGCCTTTGGCTCCTGGCTGGCGCGCGATAAGCTGCAAACAGCCATCTTCTTCTTTGT TTTGCAGGACGCCTTTATTATACTGGAGTACTTGTTGTTTACTTTGGCGCTGCACTCGACCTGTGTCTATCAAGTGGGCGCGTCCCATCTTATTTTacgcaattgcaaattgtttctGTTCAGCATAACGGCATATTTTCTGCTGTCTGCCTCGCAGCACTCTTGGATTGTCTACCAGTATCGCATGTCCGACATGGCAGCGTCTCAACAATGGCCCCTGGCGCTCTATGCCCTCGCCGTAGTCCAGCGATTAA TGTCTGTATTTTATTACTATACGTCCAAGTCAACAACTTTAATTATGACTGATCCACGCTATAAGGATGAACATCTGGATTGGATAGCCGAGCAGTTGGGCGACAAGTAA
- the LOC108600227 gene encoding vitelline membrane protein Vm26Ab translates to MAINFEHIFLVTVLAMVCAGESIQLQPTQGILIPAPLAENIRVSRAAYGGYAAPSPAAQAYAAPAAPAYSAPAAPAYSAPAAPAAPAYSAPAAPAYQAPAAPAYSAPAAPAYQAPSVPAPPCPKNYLFSCQPSLQPVPCAAASANYGSAGAYSHYAPQYAVPMVRELL, encoded by the coding sequence atggcaatcAACTTCGAGCACATCTTCCTGGTCACTGTTTTGGCAATGGTCTGCGCCGGCGAGTCAATTCAGCTGCAGCCCACCCAGGGCATACTCATCCCAGCTCCACTGGCCGAGAACATTCGTGTCTCTCGTGCTGCCTATGGTGGCTATGCTGCTCCATCACCTGCCGCACAAGCTTACGCCGCACCCGCTGCCCCGGCTTATTCCGCACCTGCCGCTCCAGCCTATTCCGCaccagctgctcctgctgcccCCGCCTACTCTGCACCCGCCGCACCTGCCTACCAAGCTCCAGCAGCACCTGCTTACTCCGCACCCGCCGCCCCAGCCTACCAAGCTCCATCGGTGCCAGCTCCACCTTGCCCCAAGAACTATCTGTTCAGCTGCCAGCCCTCTCTGCAGCCCGTGCCCTGCGCTGCTGCTAGCGCCAACTACGGATCCGCCGGTGCCTACTCCCACTATGCGCCCCAATACGCCGTGCCCATGGTGCGTGAATTGTTGTAA
- the LOC108600136 gene encoding calcium-binding protein CBP yields MLQYLALIWLTLCGLAQAQSECSRCPRSSSDLMQYFQLIPVRLYSSEQLELTRHTRQQQIVQNIKLENNFGAPGAGFGSAPSFGRPSFGGGPSFGGRPSFGPRPFGGRGGGFRGDFEAGFGGGFRGGFGRSYEAEPAPAAPKTSNCNSAYSPQTQIPVPPCAQSFMISCEAVLKPMPCAAPAANYGY; encoded by the coding sequence ATGTTGCAATACTTGGCGCTAATCTGGCTAACGCTGTGTGGCTTGGCTCAGGCTCAAAGTGAATGCTCGCGTTGTCCGCGCAGTTCCAGCGACTTGATGCAGTACTTTCAGCTCATACCTGTGCGTCTGTACAGCTCGGAGCAGCTGGAATTAACTCGCCACACgcgtcagcagcaaattgtgcaGAATATCAAGCTAGAGAATAATTTTGGCGCACCAGGCGCTGGCTTTGGTAGCGCTCCCTCCTTTGGCAGACCATCATTTGGAGGCGGACCTTCATTTGGAGGCAGACCTTCCTTTGGTCCTCGACCATTTGGCGGTCGCGGCGGCGGCTTTAGAGGCGACTTTGAAGCTGGCTTTGGCGGTGGCTTCCGCGGTGGCTTTGGACGCAGTTACGAAGCGGAGCCGGCTCCAGCAGCACCCAAGACTTCCAATTGCAACAGCGCTTATAGTCCACAGACACAGATACCAGTGCCGCCTTGTGCGCAGAGTTTTATGATATCATGCGAAGCAGTGCTGAAGCCAATGCCTTgtgcagcgccagctgctaATTATGGCTACTAA
- the LOC108600057 gene encoding vitelline membrane protein Vm26Aa produces the protein MKFLVCFAIIAFAANALANPTGSVAVANQESEAEGAQAQAYGDLTRLRKSAYGASSGGYGAQSVPAPPCPKNYLFSCQPNLAPVPCAAPAASYGSAGAYSAPVPTYAVPQQQQYYGYAPQAYGYQY, from the coding sequence ATGAAATTCCTCGTTTGCTTCGCCATCATCGCCTTCGCCGCCAACGCTCTGGCCAACCCAACTGGctccgttgctgttgccaaccAGGAGTCCGAGGCTGAGGGTGCCCAGGCTCAGGCCTATGGCGATCTGACCCGTCTGCGCAAGTCCGCCTATGGCGCCAGCTCTGGCGGCTATGGCGCCCAAAGCGTGCCAGCTCCACCTTGCCCCAAGAACTATCTGTTCAGCTGCCAGCCCAACTTGGCTCCAGTTCCCtgcgctgctccagctgccaGCTACGGATCCGCTGGTGCTTACTCCGCTCCAGTTCCCACCTATGCcgtgccccagcagcagcagtactACGGCTACGCTCCCCAGGCTTATGGCTACCAATACTAA
- the LOC108599992 gene encoding 4-coumarate--CoA ligase 1: protein MLGEAISRRTSYDPQLKTWAGRSVKSASEDDPTIGQIIFKQLQKEPKRICQISHSEKTQLTRAQMLDNSIRCATYLRDAGFKEETDIVGILASNSTHLAALAYGCMFNGTPVNQLCPGIDRLDTSQILVADELDSEIITLYGQVAGVKSILDLLELPLEEHYQPASFERGSERLLAICSTSGSTGFPKASTRINSRRIFCGTDEVQFDFKTCEATVGLLCLINAGIYGTLRIICMDLFDPHTFLAVCEEHRVTFSLLFTPAITALAKFPSINANALSSLRHLKIMGAVALASPLEQLQNYLPEKCIIENHYGMTETCCHATNRNVKSNPTSVGQLSHNVRMRVMDADGNMLGPNKVGEILVHTGERWLGYYGNPAATAHMQDADGWFHTGDLGYFDDDHELYIVGRKKEMLRCDMFMYYPQQIEAIIIQMPEVADACVFGIWHELLGDEAAASVMLKPGCELLASQVVDFVQQRTTAKYKQLLAGALIVDHLERTRTGKLRREAIKQHFLKATSRLDVSIRKEA, encoded by the exons atgttgGGAGAAGCCATCTCGCGTAGAACAAGCTACGATCCGCAGCTGAAAACTTGGGCGGGTCGGTCAGTGAAAAGTGCTTCTGAGGATGACCCCACCATTgggcaaattatatttaagcaactaCAAAAGGAGCCAAAGAGAATATGCCAGATTTCCCATTCAGAGAAGACGCAGCTAACGCGTGCGCAGATGCTGGACAACTCCATTAGATGTGCCACCTATTTGCGGGATGCTGGCTTCAAAGAGGAAACGGATATTGTCGGCATACTTGCGTCCAATTCAACGCACCTGGCTGCTTTGGCTTATGGCTGCATGTTCAATGGAACGCCCGTCAATCAACTATGCCCAGGCATTGATCGGTTGGATACTTCTCAGATT CTTGTAGCCGACGAGCTGGACTCTGAGATTATCACGTTGTATGGCCAAGTAGCGGGTGTTAAGAGCATTTTGGATCTTTTGGAGCTGCCACTTGAGGAGCACTACCAACCAGCGAGCTTTGAACGTGGCTCGGAGCGTCTCTTGGCCATATGCTCAACATCCGGTTCAACGGGCTTTCCAAAGGCTTCAACTCGGATAAACAGCCGGCGAAT CTTTTGTGGCACCGATGAAGTGCAATTCGATTTCAAAACATGTGAAGCTACAGTTGGCTTGCTCTGTCTTATTAATGCCGGCATCTATGGCACATTGCGTATCATATGTATGGATTTGTTCGATCCCCATACCTTCTTGGCCGTGTGTGAGGAGCATCGAGTTACGTTCAGTCTACTGTTTACTCCAGCTATAACGGCGCTGGCCAAGTTTCCGagcataaatgcaaatgctttaagcAGTTTGCGCCACTTGAAAATTATGGGagctgttgctcttgcgtCTCCgttggagcagctgcaaaattatttgcctGAAAAGTGTATAATTGAGAATCATTACGGCATGACCGAAACGTGCTGCCATGCCACTAATCGCAATGTTAAGTCGAATCCCACCTCAGTGGGTCAGCTGAGTCACAATGTGCGTATGCGCGTCATGGATGCCGATGGGAATATGCTGGGTCCGAATAAAGTTGGCGAAATACTGGTTCATACGGGTGAGCGATGGCTGGGCTACTATGGCAATCCGGCAGCTACGGCTCACATGCAGGACGCGGACGGTTGGTTCCATACGGGCGATCTGGGCTACTTCGATGACGACCATGAGCTTTATATTGTGGGACGCAAGAAGGAAATGCTGCGTTGCGATATGTTTATGTACTATCCTCAGCAAATTGAGGCGATTATAATACAAATGCCTGAAGTTGCCGATGCTTGCgtctttggcatttggcatgAGCTCCTTGGTGATGAAGCAGCTGCATCCGTAATGCTCAAGCCTGGCTGTGAGCTACTTGCTTCTCAGGTTGTGGACTTTGTCCAGCAACGTACTACGGCCAAGTACAAGCAACTTCTAGCTGGAGCACTTATTGTTGATCATCTGGAGCGAACGCGCACTGGCAAATTACGGCGTGAGGCCatcaagcaacattttttgaaaGCAACATCTAGACTTGACGTTAGCATTAGAAAGGAAGCTTAA
- the LOC108599928 gene encoding LOW QUALITY PROTEIN: vitelline membrane protein Vm26Aa (The sequence of the model RefSeq protein was modified relative to this genomic sequence to represent the inferred CDS: inserted 1 base in 1 codon): MKFFVCFALIAVVAQALASPAPVASSAVSASTSGGSVAQATQESEAEGAYGDLTRLRKSAYGASSGGYGAQSVPAPPCPKNYLFSCQPNLAPVPCAAPAASYGSAGAYSAPVXTYACPSSRQYSDYAPQAYGYQY; this comes from the exons ATGAAATTCTTCGTGTGCTTCGCCCTCATCGCCGTCGTCGCCCAGGCTTTGGCTTCTCCCGCTCCCGTTGCCAGCTCTGCTGTTAGCGCCAGCACCAGCGGCGGCTCCGTCGCTCAGGCTACACAGGAGTCTGAGGCCGAGGGCGCCTATGGTGATCTGACCCGTCTGCGCAAGTCCGCCTATGGCGCCAGCTCTGGCGGCTATGGCGCCCAAAGCGTGCCAGCTCCACCTTGCCCCAAGAACTATCTGTTCAGCTGCCAGCCCAACTTGGCTCCAGTTCCCtgcgctgctccagctgccaGCTACGGATCCGCTGGTGCTTACTCCGCTCCAG CCACCTATGCGTGCCCCAGCAGCAGGCAGTACTCGGACTACGCTCCCCAGGCTTATGGCTACCAATACTAA